AACCTTGCACTCATGAGCAAAAACGAGCAAGAAGCGCTGCGTGGCGAGACCGAGCGGGCGCTGCGGCGCACGGCGCCCGCGCCGCCCAACCACATAGCTGGGCACGCCACGGAACCTTGGTGAGGATCAGCATGCAGGACAGCGGCTGGACAACCGCCGGGGATTCTGGCACGCAAAAGGAGCCGTGCCTGACCCGGCAGGCGCTTTGGAGAAGCTCCTCGAAGTATCCCCAATACTCCTCGTCGTCGCGCCTCGCCAGCGGCGCCCAGTCCTCACCGAAACACACGAGTTATTCTTCCGCGGGCCCTGAATCTGCACATGACAAACCCGTCTCAGCGATTTCAGGACGCGCTTGACCGATTTGACCAAGCGCATCGGGAGGATCCCAAGACGGTTGTTGCCCGCGGAGCCGAGGTCCAGTGGTCACTGCTCTACCACCGCCGCCTGAGCCACTGGGTAGGCGCACTGGACGGGCAGGCCTCGGAGGCGTTGAGGCTGGCTGCGCGCTGTCAGCACCTTCGGCGCTGGACGATTCCCCGCAGCGACTTTCCCGAGGGAGTAACGGGGTACAAACGCTGGAGGAACAGGCTGGCGCAGTTCCACGCCGACGCTGCAGCTGCCGTTCTACAAGACGTTGGCTACGAAGAGGCCGTGATCGCCCGTGTACGTGACCTCTTGATCAAGAAAAGCCTCAAACGCGACCCGGAAGTGCAGCTATTCGAAGACGCCATCTGCCTGACCTTCCTAGAAAACGAGTTCGCCAGCTTCG
This genomic stretch from Pseudomonadota bacterium harbors:
- a CDS encoding DUF4202 domain-containing protein, coding for MTNPSQRFQDALDRFDQAHREDPKTVVARGAEVQWSLLYHRRLSHWVGALDGQASEALRLAARCQHLRRWTIPRSDFPEGVTGYKRWRNRLAQFHADAAAAVLQDVGYEEAVIARVRDLLIKKSLKRDPEVQLFEDAICLTFLENEFASFAAKHDEDKLVNIVRKTWRKMSATGHRKALELAAQLPEPQRNLIEKALAPR